Proteins encoded by one window of Desulfurococcus sp.:
- a CDS encoding nickel-dependent hydrogenase large subunit, with protein sequence MGVSKIIEIPYTLEIPVGPQHPALHEPLLLKAYADGEEIVKVEVNTGYNHRGIEKLAEKNTFYRDIFVVGRVCGICNAVHANCYVRALEALLDVEPCSRAKYLRVLAMELERIHSHMLINAVMAENIGFDNLFMNIMLDRERVMKAKEILTGNRVLADYMMVGGVRRDISEEKKDRIRRLLLELKPRVEYYKKVFEEDETILKRLVDVGRLKPVDVTMHGLLGPVARGSGVRIDARASDRYDAYSEIPFNVVTRSEGDSWARMMVRWDETLESINISLYILEKLPSDGNPVPDERKLPRKFPPGEAYTRVEAQRGELTYYVMSDGRSLNPYRVKIRTPSFNNIINTGFLYVGYTIPDLPVILTSLDPCISCMERVTVVDLERNTVLKVSMKELSGGRRWVSRRYSL encoded by the coding sequence TGTTGGACCCCAGCACCCAGCACTCCACGAGCCACTATTATTGAAAGCCTATGCTGACGGCGAGGAGATAGTTAAAGTTGAAGTAAACACAGGATACAATCACCGTGGTATAGAGAAGCTCGCTGAGAAGAACACGTTCTACCGTGACATCTTCGTTGTTGGGAGAGTATGCGGGATCTGCAACGCAGTACATGCAAACTGCTATGTGAGAGCACTTGAAGCCCTGCTAGACGTAGAGCCCTGCAGTAGAGCCAAGTATCTCAGGGTTCTCGCAATGGAGCTGGAGCGTATACACAGCCACATGCTGATAAACGCAGTTATGGCGGAGAACATAGGCTTCGATAACCTCTTCATGAATATCATGCTGGATCGTGAGAGAGTTATGAAGGCTAAAGAGATACTGACTGGGAATAGAGTTCTAGCAGACTACATGATGGTCGGCGGGGTTAGAAGAGACATCAGCGAGGAGAAGAAGGATAGAATCCGCAGGCTCCTACTAGAGTTGAAGCCGAGAGTAGAGTACTACAAGAAGGTGTTTGAGGAGGATGAAACGATCCTGAAGAGACTAGTTGATGTCGGAAGACTTAAGCCCGTTGATGTGACAATGCACGGGCTCCTAGGCCCGGTAGCCAGGGGATCCGGGGTGAGAATTGATGCTAGAGCCAGCGATAGGTACGATGCATACAGTGAAATACCCTTCAATGTCGTAACAAGGAGTGAAGGAGATTCCTGGGCTAGAATGATGGTTAGATGGGATGAAACCCTAGAATCCATTAACATATCCCTCTACATCCTCGAGAAGCTGCCGAGCGACGGTAACCCTGTACCCGATGAGAGAAAACTCCCCAGGAAGTTCCCGCCTGGGGAAGCATATACGAGGGTTGAAGCTCAGAGAGGAGAGCTTACATACTACGTTATGAGCGATGGGAGAAGCCTTAACCCCTATAGAGTGAAGATTAGGACTCCAAGCTTCAATAACATTATTAACACAGGCTTCCTCTATGTTGGCTACACGATACCCGACCTCCCAGTCATACTCACGTCACTAGACCCTTGTATCTCCTGCATGGAGAGAGTGACAGTTGTAGACTTAGAGAGGAATACTGTGCTTAAAGTATCAATGAAGGAGTTGAGTGGTGGTAGAAGATGGGTAAGCCGAAGATACTCCCTCTAG
- a CDS encoding 4Fe-4S binding protein, whose amino-acid sequence MGKPKILPLALKNIVSKPATIQYPREPTPVEKDIRGMHYADLNKCTGCSLCAIECPADAIRMTPIPEGYEAPKINPRRIYPIVSYSLCVFCYRCVTACPFNAYVSTSEYRLAGHVVGDSSPLSLSTLRRVGSQ is encoded by the coding sequence ATGGGTAAGCCGAAGATACTCCCTCTAGCCTTAAAGAATATTGTAAGCAAGCCAGCGACGATCCAGTATCCTAGGGAGCCGACTCCCGTTGAAAAAGACATCAGGGGGATGCACTACGCGGATTTAAACAAGTGTACTGGGTGCTCTCTCTGCGCGATAGAGTGCCCTGCAGACGCTATAAGAATGACGCCTATACCGGAAGGCTATGAAGCCCCGAAGATTAATCCGAGAAGAATATACCCTATAGTAAGCTACAGTCTCTGCGTTTTCTGCTATCGCTGCGTGACAGCATGCCCCTTTAACGCTTACGTTTCAACAAGCGAGTACAGGCTGGCAGGCCATGTTGTCGGGGATTCATCTCCTCTAAGTCTTTCAACACTTAGAAGGGTGGGCTCACAATGA
- a CDS encoding monovalent cation/H+ antiporter complex subunit F: MIADSFIPVILLVYITSTLIVFIRVLKGPTIGDQVLAVDVMTYMLAVLVVLTAVYLREAILVVVAIPLALWIYALDIYIAKYLERREEMGG; the protein is encoded by the coding sequence ATGATCGCGGATTCCTTCATTCCTGTAATACTACTAGTTTACATTACATCAACACTAATAGTATTCATTAGAGTTCTGAAAGGACCAACTATAGGCGATCAAGTTCTAGCTGTCGATGTAATGACGTACATGCTTGCCGTGCTGGTTGTATTAACAGCAGTATACCTGAGGGAGGCGATCCTAGTAGTAGTCGCCATACCCTTAGCTCTATGGATTTACGCTCTAGACATCTACATTGCTAAATACCTTGAGAGAAGAGAGGAGATGGGTGGTTAG